A region of Sphingomonas sp. DNA encodes the following proteins:
- a CDS encoding MAPEG family protein, whose protein sequence is MTTELVVLAWGCVLALVHIFAAVRVKTRQYGTKWNMGARDEDLPPPEPLVGRLARAQANYFETFPVMIAAVLIVTVAGLASQWTAIGAWLWLGARVIYLPLYAIGVPVVRTLAFFASMAGIGMVLWPALAAGF, encoded by the coding sequence ATGACGACCGAGCTTGTTGTGCTGGCCTGGGGATGCGTGCTCGCGCTGGTCCACATTTTCGCCGCCGTCCGGGTCAAGACGCGGCAATATGGCACGAAATGGAATATGGGCGCGCGCGACGAGGACCTGCCGCCGCCCGAACCGCTGGTCGGCCGGCTCGCCCGCGCCCAGGCCAATTATTTCGAGACCTTTCCGGTGATGATCGCGGCGGTGCTGATCGTCACGGTCGCCGGCCTGGCCAGCCAGTGGACGGCGATCGGCGCCTGGCTCTGGCTCGGCGCGCGGGTGATCTACCTGCCGCTTTACGCGATCGGCGTGCCGGTGGTGCGCACCCTGGCATTTTTCGCCAGCATGGCCGGCATTGGCATGGTGCTCTGGCCGGCGTTGGCGGCGGGGTTCTAA
- a CDS encoding response regulator transcription factor, giving the protein MRVLLIEDEPTTAKAIELMLSTEGFNVYTTDLGEEGLDLGKLYDYDIICLDLNLPDMHGYDVLKKLRTAKVGTPVLILSGVSELDSKVRALGFGADDYVTKPFHRDELIARIHAIVRRSKGHSQSVIRTGKLAVNLDAKTVEVDGARVHLTGKEYAMLELLSLRKGTTLTKEMFLNHLYGGMDEPELKIIDVFICKLRKKLSLACSGDNYIETVWGRGYVLREPEEAEAAAVA; this is encoded by the coding sequence ATGCGCGTGCTGCTGATCGAAGACGAGCCGACGACGGCGAAGGCCATCGAGCTCATGCTCTCCACGGAGGGGTTCAACGTCTATACGACGGACCTCGGCGAGGAGGGCTTGGACCTCGGCAAGCTCTACGACTACGACATCATCTGTCTGGACCTCAACCTGCCGGACATGCACGGCTATGACGTGCTGAAGAAGCTGCGCACGGCCAAGGTCGGCACCCCGGTGCTGATCCTTTCCGGCGTCAGCGAGCTGGATTCGAAGGTCCGGGCATTGGGCTTCGGCGCCGACGATTACGTCACCAAGCCGTTCCACCGCGACGAGCTGATCGCGCGCATCCACGCCATCGTCCGCCGCTCGAAGGGCCATTCGCAATCGGTCATCCGTACCGGCAAGCTGGCGGTCAATCTCGACGCCAAGACGGTCGAGGTGGACGGCGCCCGCGTGCACCTGACCGGCAAGGAATATGCGATGCTGGAGCTGCTTTCGCTCCGCAAGGGCACGACGCTCACCAAGGAAATGTTCCTCAACCACCTCTATGGCGGCATGGACGAGCCGGAGCTGAAGATCATCGACGTCTTCATCTGCAAGCTCAGGAAAAAGCTCTCCCTCGCCTGCAGCGGCGACAATTATATCGAGACGGTCTGGGGCCGCGGCTATGTGCTGCGCGAACCCGAAGAGGCCGAGGCGGCGGCCGTCGCCTGA
- a CDS encoding RNA pseudouridine synthase: protein MIQDKVLFIDGEAIVLDKPAGLAVHPGTRTPESLEDYLRHLRFGFRREPLPVHRLDRDTSGCLLLARNPKAHKAFQRAFEEKRVGKTYVAVLDGVPAAESGAIDLALGKTSTAEAGWRMVPDEAGKAAVTHWRIAAVRDGRAVIVFTPETGRTHQIRVHAASGIGLPISGDPVYGRGKGPMLLHALSLRVERGAKPPIEATAPLPPTFLNAGFDDVGL from the coding sequence TTGATTCAGGACAAGGTCCTTTTCATCGACGGCGAAGCGATCGTCCTCGACAAGCCGGCGGGGCTCGCCGTCCATCCCGGCACGCGCACGCCGGAGAGCCTGGAGGATTATCTGCGCCACCTGCGCTTCGGCTTCCGGCGCGAGCCGCTGCCGGTCCACCGGCTCGATCGCGACACGTCCGGTTGCCTGCTGCTCGCCCGCAATCCCAAGGCGCACAAGGCGTTCCAGCGCGCGTTCGAGGAGAAGCGCGTCGGCAAGACATATGTCGCGGTGCTGGACGGCGTGCCGGCGGCGGAAAGCGGGGCGATCGATCTCGCGCTCGGCAAGACCTCGACGGCCGAGGCGGGCTGGCGGATGGTGCCGGACGAAGCGGGCAAGGCGGCGGTGACGCACTGGCGGATCGCGGCGGTGCGGGACGGCCGCGCGGTGATCGTCTTCACGCCGGAAACCGGGCGGACCCACCAGATCCGCGTCCACGCCGCCTCCGGCATCGGCCTGCCCATTTCCGGCGATCCGGTCTATGGCAGGGGCAAGGGGCCGATGCTGCTCCACGCCTTGTCTTTGCGCGTCGAGCGCGGTGCCAAGCCGCCGATCGAGGCGACCGCGCCGCTGCCGCCGACCTTCCTCAATGCCGGGTTCGACGATGTCGGACTATGA
- the arfB gene encoding aminoacyl-tRNA hydrolase, whose product MSDYELPEAALSETFLAATGPGGQNVNKVATAVQLRCDVFLLGLAPHVYQRLKEVAGSRMTDGGEIVITARSHRTREANREDARARLAELIAKAHIRPQRRVKTRPSKSAKAKRVDTKKQRGSVKQGRGKVRLD is encoded by the coding sequence ATGTCGGACTATGAGCTTCCCGAAGCGGCGCTGAGCGAGACCTTCCTCGCCGCGACCGGGCCGGGCGGGCAGAACGTCAACAAGGTGGCGACGGCGGTGCAGCTGCGCTGCGACGTGTTCCTCCTAGGGCTCGCGCCGCACGTCTATCAGCGGCTCAAGGAGGTGGCCGGCAGCCGGATGACCGACGGCGGCGAGATCGTCATCACCGCGCGCAGCCACCGCACCCGCGAGGCCAATCGCGAGGACGCGCGCGCCCGGCTGGCGGAGCTGATCGCGAAGGCCCATATCCGCCCGCAGCGGCGGGTGAAGACCAGGCCGAGCAAATCGGCCAAGGCGAAGCGCGTCGATACGAAGAAGCAGCGCGGTTCCGTGAAGCAGGGGCGCGGGAAGGTAAGGCTGGACTGA
- a CDS encoding GAF domain-containing protein, with amino-acid sequence MYDFRIEAADKSALYRALTEAADALTAGEPDGIANMANVAALLWESLPDLNWAGFYRNVGGELVLGPFQGRPACIRIPFGTGVCGAAAATREVQCVADVHAFPGHIACDAASRSELVVPIVVGDGLIGVLDLDSPLPARFDDADVAGCAELARRLAGRLG; translated from the coding sequence ATGTACGACTTCAGGATCGAGGCGGCCGACAAGTCCGCGCTCTACCGCGCGCTGACCGAAGCCGCCGATGCGCTCACCGCCGGCGAGCCGGACGGCATCGCCAACATGGCCAATGTCGCGGCCCTGCTGTGGGAAAGCCTGCCCGATCTCAACTGGGCCGGCTTCTACCGCAATGTCGGGGGGGAACTGGTGCTCGGCCCGTTTCAGGGCCGTCCCGCCTGTATCCGCATCCCGTTCGGCACGGGCGTATGCGGCGCGGCGGCGGCGACGCGCGAGGTACAGTGCGTGGCGGACGTCCACGCCTTTCCCGGTCATATCGCCTGCGACGCCGCCAGCCGCTCGGAGCTGGTCGTGCCGATCGTCGTTGGCGACGGGCTGATCGGCGTGCTCGATCTCGACAGCCCGCTGCCCGCCCGCTTCGACGACGCGGACGTGGCGGGCTGCGCCGAACTGGCGCGGCGTCTCGCCGGCCGGCTCGGCTGA
- a CDS encoding universal stress protein — protein MRSYLVVMDGTKESRAALRFAARRAARTGGGVDILALVEQAEFSQWGAVQAAMEEEAKLRAEAMLAEASGTIAEEAGIKPSITVKQGDSAKAITELLKERDDIAALVLATAATGAPGPLIGHFAGSAAANLPCPLIIIPATLGDEALDRLA, from the coding sequence ATGCGCTCTTATCTGGTGGTGATGGACGGGACGAAGGAATCCCGCGCCGCCCTGCGCTTCGCCGCGCGCCGCGCCGCGCGGACCGGCGGCGGGGTGGATATCCTGGCGCTGGTCGAGCAGGCGGAATTCTCGCAATGGGGCGCCGTCCAGGCGGCGATGGAGGAGGAGGCGAAGCTGCGCGCCGAAGCGATGCTGGCCGAAGCCTCCGGCACGATCGCCGAGGAAGCGGGCATCAAGCCGTCGATCACCGTCAAGCAGGGCGATTCCGCCAAGGCGATCACCGAATTGCTGAAGGAACGCGACGATATCGCCGCTTTGGTCCTGGCGACGGCGGCGACCGGCGCGCCCGGGCCGCTGATCGGCCATTTCGCCGGATCGGCGGCGGCGAACCTGCCCTGCCCGCTGATCATCATTCCCGCCACTCTGGGCGACGAGGCGCTGGACCGGCTGGCCTGA
- a CDS encoding pyruvate dehydrogenase complex dihydrolipoamide acetyltransferase yields MPIELKMPALSPTMEEGTLAKWLVKEGDTVASGDVLAEIETDKATMEFEAVDEGTIAKIVIAEGTDGVKVGEVIALIAEEGEDASAAAAPAPKTEAKKEEPKAEAPAPAPAPKEEPKAEAPSPAPAPAAKSADGDRVKASPLARRLAEAQGIDLAGLSGTGPGGRIVKADIESASGKAPAKAPEAAPAVTPSAAVAAPAAFDTEIPHEAVKLSNMRKTIARRLTEAKQTIPHIYLTVDVRLDALLKLRSQLNASLEARGVKLSVNDMLIKALAVALIEVPECNVSISGDQLFKYNRADISVAVSIPGGLITPIIQGANTKALSAIATEMKDLAARAREGKLQPHEYQGGTASISNMGMYGITQFDAVINPPQAMIMAIGAGEKRPTVIDDSLQIATIMSVTGSFDHRAIDGADGARLMQTFKKLVEDPMGMLA; encoded by the coding sequence ATGCCGATCGAACTCAAGATGCCCGCTTTGTCTCCGACCATGGAGGAAGGCACGCTCGCCAAATGGCTGGTGAAGGAGGGCGACACGGTCGCCTCCGGCGATGTGCTGGCGGAGATCGAGACCGACAAGGCGACGATGGAGTTCGAGGCGGTGGATGAGGGCACGATCGCGAAGATCGTGATCGCCGAGGGCACGGACGGCGTGAAGGTCGGCGAGGTGATCGCGCTGATCGCGGAAGAGGGCGAGGACGCCTCCGCCGCCGCAGCCCCCGCGCCCAAGACCGAAGCGAAGAAGGAAGAGCCCAAGGCCGAAGCACCGGCACCGGCGCCTGCACCCAAGGAAGAGCCGAAGGCCGAAGCACCGTCTCCCGCGCCTGCCCCTGCTGCCAAATCCGCCGATGGCGACCGGGTGAAAGCGAGCCCGCTGGCCCGCCGCCTCGCCGAGGCGCAGGGTATCGACCTCGCCGGCCTCAGCGGCACCGGCCCGGGCGGGCGGATCGTCAAGGCCGATATCGAATCCGCGTCCGGCAAGGCGCCGGCAAAAGCGCCCGAAGCCGCGCCTGCCGTCACACCTTCGGCCGCCGTCGCCGCGCCCGCCGCGTTCGACACCGAAATCCCGCACGAAGCGGTCAAGCTTTCCAACATGCGCAAGACGATCGCGCGCCGCCTGACCGAGGCGAAGCAGACCATCCCGCATATCTACCTCACAGTGGACGTGCGCCTCGACGCGCTGCTGAAGCTGCGCAGCCAGCTCAACGCCAGTCTCGAAGCGCGCGGCGTGAAGCTCAGCGTCAACGACATGCTGATCAAGGCGCTGGCCGTCGCTTTGATCGAGGTGCCGGAATGCAATGTCTCGATCTCGGGCGATCAGCTCTTCAAATATAACCGCGCCGACATCTCGGTCGCCGTCTCGATTCCCGGCGGGCTGATCACCCCGATCATCCAGGGCGCGAACACCAAGGCGCTCAGCGCCATCGCCACCGAGATGAAGGACCTCGCCGCGCGCGCCCGCGAGGGCAAGCTGCAGCCGCACGAATATCAGGGCGGCACCGCGAGCATCTCCAACATGGGCATGTACGGCATCACCCAGTTCGACGCGGTCATCAATCCGCCCCAGGCGATGATCATGGCGATCGGCGCGGGCGAGAAGCGCCCCACCGTGATTGACGACAGCCTCCAGATCGCCACGATCATGAGCGTCACCGGCAGCTTCGACCACCGCGCCATCGACGGCGCCGACGGCGCGCGGCTGATGCAGACGTTCAAGAAGCTCGTCGAGGATCCGATGGGGATGCTGGCATGA